One Cervus elaphus chromosome 28, mCerEla1.1, whole genome shotgun sequence DNA segment encodes these proteins:
- the LOC122685238 gene encoding uncharacterized protein LOC122685238: MFCCLPLPRGRGLGRAHRQSVWDRWRRWLRAPRGGLWPFARRNRKSFPPDVADEGDTPSTSSREGSEPHPPAREAQCRVQVSVPMEGSAQGGVKSKRGRPPQKPPRTHRGAQSRAASRLSTPGSDPEPRAPLPLRQHEDLEPSAAEHRALALTFQLNQAPFPTPVPTEVLAARAGPRDPLRGHRDLIHPASKTLDQLVPGHHTGQIGPLCRQDAQPQALMSLPLGPNVHLHLHLHPLGLWQENPNAHDD, translated from the exons atgttctgctgtttgcccctgcccagaggccggggcctcgggagggctcacaggcagagtgtgtggGATCGCTGGCGACGCTGGCTCAGGGCCCCCCGAGGAGGCCTCTGGCCCTTTGCCCGAAGGAACAGGAAG AGCTTCCCACCGGATGTGGCCGACGAGGGGGACACGCCGTCCACCTCCTCGAGGGAGGGGTCGGAGCCCCATCCCCCTGCCCGTGAGGCCCAGTGCAGGGTCCAGGTGAGCGTGCCCATGGAGGGGTCAGCCCAAGGGGGAGTGAAGAGCAAGAGGGGAAGGCCTCCCCAGAAACCACCCAGGACACACCGCGGGGCCCAGTCTCGGGCTGCTTCGCGGCTCAGCACACCTGGCTCCGACCCAGAGCCCCGAGCACCCCTCCCTCTGAGGCAGCACGAGGACCTGGAGCCCAGCgcggcagagcacagag ctctagctctgACCTTCCAACTCAACCAGGCTCCATTTCCAACACCTGTCCCTACAGAGGTGCTTGCTGCAcgtgcaggacccagggatccactgaGGGGACATCGAGACCTGATCCATCCTGCCTCAAAGACACTGGACCAGCTGGTTCCTGGCCACCACACTGGGCAGATCGGACCTCTGTGCCGGCAGGACGCCCAGCCCCAGGCACTGATGTCCCTCCCCCTCGGCCCAAACGTCCACCTCCACCTGCACCTGCACCCGCTCGGGCTTTGGCAGGAGAACCCGA ACGCCCACGATGACTGA